One genomic window of Streptomyces spiramyceticus includes the following:
- a CDS encoding NAD-dependent epimerase/dehydratase family protein: MRVLLTGHQGYLGTVMAPVLAAAGHEVVGLDAGLFADCVLGPSPADPQGHRVDLRDVTAEHVAGVDAVIHLAALSNDPLGSLAPDLTYDINHHASVRLARLAGDAGVRRFLYASTCSVYGAAGGGDLVSEDAPLRPVTPYAESKVRVEDDLHALADGDFTPVFMRNATAFGYSPRLRADIVLNNLVGHALLSGEVLVLSDGTPWRPLVHAADIARAFTAALTAPREAVHDRAFNIGSETNNVTVAEIAEQVAEAVSGAKVVITGETGADPRSYRVDFSRFRAAIPGFDCEWTVKRGALELADAYRKFGLTREDFEQRFTRLAVLREASDAGAVDDTLRWRR, encoded by the coding sequence TTGCGCGTACTACTGACCGGACACCAGGGCTATCTGGGCACCGTGATGGCCCCGGTCCTCGCGGCTGCCGGGCACGAGGTCGTCGGCCTCGACGCCGGCCTGTTCGCCGACTGCGTCCTCGGCCCGTCGCCCGCCGACCCGCAGGGGCATCGGGTGGACCTGCGCGACGTCACGGCCGAACACGTGGCCGGGGTGGACGCCGTGATCCACCTGGCCGCGCTCTCCAACGACCCGCTGGGATCGCTGGCGCCGGACCTCACCTACGACATCAACCACCACGCCTCCGTACGGCTGGCCCGGCTGGCCGGCGACGCCGGAGTACGGCGCTTCCTTTACGCGTCGACCTGCTCGGTCTACGGCGCCGCCGGCGGCGGCGACCTGGTGAGCGAGGACGCCCCGCTGCGCCCGGTCACGCCGTACGCGGAGTCCAAGGTGCGGGTGGAGGACGACCTGCACGCGCTGGCCGACGGCGACTTCACCCCGGTGTTCATGCGCAACGCCACCGCCTTCGGCTACTCGCCCCGGCTGCGCGCCGACATCGTGCTGAACAACCTGGTGGGCCACGCGCTCCTGTCCGGCGAGGTCCTCGTGCTCTCCGACGGCACCCCCTGGCGCCCGCTGGTGCACGCCGCCGACATCGCCCGGGCCTTCACGGCCGCACTGACCGCGCCGCGCGAAGCGGTGCACGACCGGGCGTTCAACATCGGCAGCGAGACCAACAACGTCACGGTCGCCGAGATCGCCGAGCAGGTCGCCGAGGCGGTGTCCGGCGCGAAGGTGGTGATCACCGGGGAGACCGGTGCCGATCCGCGGTCGTACCGGGTGGACTTCTCCCGGTTCCGCGCCGCGATACCCGGCTTCGACTGCGAGTGGACGGTGAAGCGGGGCGCACTCGAACTCGCCGACGCCTACCGGAAGTTCGGACTGACCCGGGAGGACTTCGAGCAGCGCTTCACCCGGCTTGCCGTGCTGCGCGAGGCGTCCGACGCCGGCGCCGTCGACGACACCCTGCGGTGGCGCCGATGA
- a CDS encoding PIG-L deacetylase family protein — protein MIRLGAGRLDRIVAVGAHCDDIAIGAGGTLLTMCLAHPGTRIDALVLSGGGSEREQEERAALAAFCPGAELRLAVDKLPDGRLPAHWEGAKAAVEELRERTEPDLVLAPRTDDAHQDHRGLAKLMTTAFRDHLVLGYEIVKWDGDLGRMGAYQPLSPEIAEQKVRLLQEHYPSQRHRPWYDREAFLGLARIRGIECHERYAEAFAVTKLTLNLGD, from the coding sequence GTGATCCGGCTCGGGGCCGGGCGCCTGGACCGGATCGTCGCGGTGGGCGCGCACTGCGACGACATCGCCATCGGCGCCGGCGGCACGCTGCTGACGATGTGCCTCGCACATCCGGGCACGCGCATCGACGCGCTGGTGCTCTCCGGCGGTGGCAGCGAGCGGGAGCAGGAGGAGCGGGCCGCGCTCGCCGCCTTCTGCCCGGGCGCCGAACTGCGCCTGGCCGTGGACAAGTTGCCGGACGGCCGACTGCCGGCGCACTGGGAGGGGGCCAAGGCCGCGGTCGAGGAGCTGCGCGAGCGGACCGAGCCGGATCTGGTCCTCGCACCGCGTACCGATGACGCGCACCAGGATCACCGCGGCCTGGCGAAGCTGATGACCACCGCTTTCCGCGACCACCTCGTGCTCGGCTACGAGATCGTCAAGTGGGACGGCGATCTCGGCCGTATGGGGGCGTACCAGCCGCTGTCGCCGGAGATCGCCGAACAAAAGGTGCGGCTGTTGCAGGAGCACTACCCCTCGCAGCGGCACCGGCCCTGGTACGACCGGGAGGCCTTCCTCGGCCTTGCCCGGATCCGCGGCATCGAATGCCACGAGCGATACGCCGAGGCGTTCGCCGTCACCAAACTCACGCTCAACCTGGGGGATTGA
- a CDS encoding glucose-1-phosphate cytidylyltransferase — translation MKVVLFCGGYGMRMRSGAADDVPKPMAMVGPRPLIWHVMRYYAHFGHTEFILCLGYGAHHIKDFFLNYEETTSNDFVLRGGRTELLSTDISDWTITFAQTGIESPIGERLRRVRHHLDGDEMFLANYADVLTDAPLPEMIDRFARRDAGASMMVVPPQSSFHCVELGEDGLVGGITAVSELPLWENGGYFVLRQEVFDHIPENGDLVADGCAQLAKQGRLVAHQHRGFWKPTDTVKERAALDTAYARGDRPWAVWERDGAGVSA, via the coding sequence ATGAAGGTCGTCCTGTTCTGCGGCGGTTACGGGATGCGGATGCGGAGCGGTGCCGCGGACGACGTGCCCAAGCCGATGGCGATGGTCGGCCCCCGGCCGCTGATCTGGCACGTCATGCGCTACTACGCGCACTTCGGGCACACGGAGTTCATCCTGTGCCTCGGGTACGGGGCCCACCACATCAAGGACTTCTTCCTCAACTACGAGGAGACGACGTCCAACGACTTCGTGCTGCGGGGCGGGCGGACCGAGCTGCTGTCCACCGACATCTCGGACTGGACGATCACGTTCGCGCAGACCGGCATCGAGTCACCGATCGGAGAGCGGCTGCGCCGGGTGCGGCACCACCTGGACGGCGACGAGATGTTCCTCGCCAACTACGCCGACGTGCTCACCGACGCCCCGCTGCCCGAGATGATCGACCGGTTCGCCCGGCGCGACGCCGGTGCGTCGATGATGGTGGTGCCGCCGCAGTCGTCGTTCCACTGCGTGGAGTTGGGCGAGGACGGCCTGGTGGGGGGCATCACCGCGGTGAGTGAACTGCCGCTGTGGGAGAACGGCGGCTACTTCGTGCTCCGCCAGGAGGTCTTCGACCACATACCGGAGAACGGGGACCTGGTCGCCGACGGATGCGCACAACTGGCCAAGCAGGGCCGGTTGGTGGCGCACCAGCACCGCGGCTTCTGGAAGCCGACCGACACCGTGAAGGAGCGGGCCGCGCTCGACACCGCCTACGCCCGGGGTGACCGCCCGTGGGCCGTGTGGGAACGGGACGGCGCGGGGGTGAGCGCGTGA
- a CDS encoding class I SAM-dependent methyltransferase has product MTKCRLCGSEAMASVVDLGATPPCESFLAADQLDTAEPAYPLHLRVCTDCWLAQIPPLITPEETFKEYAYFSSYSTSWVEHARTFVADTAARLALVSDAFVVEVASNDGYLLKHMVDRGIRCLGIEPSVNVGAAARDARVPTLTEFLDPATGSAVRAEHGPANLVVANNVYAHIPDVVGFTRGLRALVADDGWVSIEVQHLLTLIEENQYDTIYHEHFQYYTVASAARALASGGLALVDVELLPTHGGSVRLWARPAEVAGEPTRRVADVLDREKAAGLQELSGYTEFSARVAKVRRDLLRFLIEAAERGETVVGYGAPGKGNTLLNHCGIRPDLLPYTVDRNPYKHGRFTPGTRIPILPPERIAADKPDYVLVLPWNLRAELVEQLSFVHEWGGRLVFPIPELSIVEVAS; this is encoded by the coding sequence ATGACCAAATGCCGACTCTGCGGCTCGGAAGCGATGGCGAGCGTCGTCGATCTCGGGGCGACGCCACCATGTGAGAGCTTTCTCGCCGCGGACCAACTGGACACGGCGGAGCCGGCGTACCCGCTGCACCTGCGGGTCTGCACCGACTGCTGGCTGGCGCAGATACCGCCGCTGATCACGCCGGAGGAGACGTTCAAGGAGTACGCGTACTTCTCCTCGTACTCGACCTCCTGGGTGGAGCACGCGCGCACGTTCGTCGCCGACACCGCGGCGCGCCTCGCTCTCGTCTCCGACGCCTTCGTGGTCGAGGTCGCCAGCAACGACGGGTACCTGCTCAAGCACATGGTGGACCGGGGGATCCGCTGCCTGGGCATCGAGCCGTCGGTGAACGTCGGCGCCGCGGCGCGGGACGCGCGTGTGCCCACACTCACGGAGTTCCTGGACCCGGCCACCGGCTCGGCCGTCCGCGCCGAGCACGGCCCGGCGAACCTGGTCGTGGCCAACAACGTGTACGCGCACATCCCCGACGTGGTCGGGTTCACCCGGGGGCTGCGCGCCCTGGTCGCCGACGACGGCTGGGTCTCCATCGAGGTGCAGCACCTGCTGACCCTGATCGAGGAGAACCAGTACGACACGATCTACCACGAGCACTTCCAGTACTACACAGTCGCGTCCGCGGCCCGGGCACTGGCCAGCGGCGGACTCGCGCTCGTGGACGTCGAGTTGCTGCCCACGCACGGCGGCTCCGTCCGGCTGTGGGCCCGGCCGGCCGAGGTGGCCGGCGAGCCGACCCGGCGTGTGGCCGACGTGCTGGACCGGGAGAAGGCCGCCGGGCTGCAGGAGCTGTCCGGGTACACCGAGTTCTCCGCCCGGGTGGCCAAGGTGCGCCGGGACCTCCTGCGGTTCCTCATCGAGGCGGCCGAGCGCGGCGAGACGGTCGTCGGCTACGGCGCCCCGGGCAAGGGCAACACCCTGCTCAACCACTGCGGCATCCGGCCCGACCTGCTGCCGTACACGGTCGACCGCAACCCCTACAAGCACGGCAGGTTCACCCCGGGCACCCGCATCCCGATCCTGCCGCCCGAGCGGATAGCCGCCGACAAGCCCGACTACGTACTCGTCCTCCCGTGGAACCTGCGGGCCGAACTGGTCGAGCAACTGTCCTTCGTGCACGAGTGGGGCGGCCGCCTTGTCTTTCCCATCCCGGAACTGAGCATTGTCGAGGTCGCGTCTTGA
- a CDS encoding DUF4910 domain-containing protein yields the protein MAPMTAVGEEMHALVERLYPLCRSITGDGVRATLEIVGEYVPLQVHEVPTGTQVLDWTVPQEWNIRDAYIADTTGNRVVDFAASSLHVLGYSVPVSATMPLAELREHLHTLPDHPSWVPYRTSYYTPEWGFCLAQETLDALPDGEYEVRIDSTLADGHLTYAEHVVPGQVPDEVIVSCHVCHPSLANDNLAGIAVATFLARALAQETPYYTYRFLFAPGTIGAITWLARNAERINGASPARAEPRAGGRVKHGLVLACAGDSGQLTYKQSRRGNAEIDRVMRHVLAASERPHSVAEFTPYGYDERQFCSPGFDLGVGSLSRTPYAGYPEYHTSADNPDFVTPEAMADTLAVCREAFAVLDRNRQYVNLSPYGEPQLGRRGLYDSLGGRSDAKQAQMAMLWVLSLSDGEHSLLDVAERSGLPFGAVAAAADALHGAGLIEA from the coding sequence GTGGCGCCGATGACCGCTGTCGGTGAGGAGATGCACGCGCTGGTGGAGCGGCTGTACCCGCTGTGCCGGAGCATCACCGGCGACGGTGTGCGCGCCACCCTGGAGATCGTCGGCGAGTACGTTCCGCTGCAGGTGCACGAGGTGCCGACCGGGACGCAAGTGCTCGACTGGACGGTGCCGCAGGAGTGGAACATCCGGGACGCGTACATCGCCGACACCACCGGCAACCGGGTCGTCGACTTCGCCGCGTCCAGCCTGCACGTGCTCGGCTACAGCGTGCCGGTGTCGGCGACCATGCCTCTGGCCGAGCTGCGTGAACACCTGCACACCCTGCCGGACCACCCAAGTTGGGTGCCGTACCGCACCAGCTACTACACGCCGGAATGGGGGTTCTGCCTGGCCCAGGAGACCCTGGACGCGCTGCCGGACGGCGAGTACGAGGTGCGCATCGACTCCACACTCGCAGACGGCCACCTCACCTACGCCGAGCACGTCGTCCCCGGGCAGGTCCCCGACGAGGTGATCGTCTCCTGCCACGTCTGCCACCCATCCCTGGCCAACGACAACCTGGCCGGCATCGCGGTGGCGACGTTCTTGGCCCGGGCGCTGGCACAGGAAACGCCGTACTACACCTACCGGTTCCTGTTCGCGCCCGGCACCATCGGGGCGATCACCTGGCTGGCCCGCAACGCGGAGCGGATCAATGGGGCATCCCCTGCTCGAGCGGAGCCGAGAGCTGGGGGAAGGGTCAAGCACGGGCTTGTGCTGGCCTGTGCCGGCGACTCGGGTCAACTGACGTACAAGCAGAGCAGGCGAGGCAACGCGGAGATCGACCGGGTGATGCGGCACGTGCTGGCCGCCTCCGAACGCCCGCACAGCGTCGCCGAGTTCACTCCGTACGGCTACGACGAGCGGCAGTTCTGCTCGCCCGGGTTCGACCTCGGCGTGGGCTCGCTCAGCCGGACCCCGTACGCCGGCTACCCCGAGTACCACACCTCGGCGGACAACCCGGACTTCGTCACCCCGGAGGCGATGGCGGACACCCTTGCAGTCTGCCGCGAGGCATTCGCCGTCCTCGACCGCAACCGGCAGTACGTCAACCTCAGCCCCTACGGCGAGCCACAGCTGGGCCGACGAGGGTTGTACGACTCACTCGGCGGCCGCAGCGACGCGAAGCAGGCCCAGATGGCCATGCTCTGGGTGCTCAGCCTCTCCGACGGCGAGCACAGTCTGCTGGACGTCGCCGAGCGGTCCGGGCTGCCGTTCGGCGCCGTCGCCGCCGCGGCCGACGCCCTGC